Sequence from the Saccharopolyspora pogona genome:
CACGTCGTGCCCGGCCCGGTGCCGGACTTGCCGCTGCTCGCAGTCCTGCCGACGCACGATTCAGCGGCCTGGTGGGCGATCGTGCTGGCGCTGCCGCTCGTCGTCGGGCTCCTCGTCGGAGCCGCCTGCCGCCGGGTGCCCGGCAGCCTGGCGCGCAGGCTGCTCGCGGTCGGTGTGGCGGCCGTGGTCGCGGCGCTCGGGACGTTGCTGCTCGCGCACGTCGCGGGAGGCGATCTGGGCAATGGTCCATTCGGGCAGGTGACACTGCGGCCCGTCGCACTGGCCGCGGCGACACTGTGCTGGGTCGCGATTCCGGCCGCCGCCGTCACCTGGCTCGCCGGGCCGGACATCTACGAGCCCGCCACCGAGGAAACCGCTGGTCCGGAGGCCGATGGCGAGGCTCCCGAAGGCGCGAACGCAGATGCAGCCGACACCGCCGATGACGCCGCGGACACCGATGCGGACAGCACCGCCGATGCCGACGGCGATCACGCCGACCCGACGCCCGACGCCGCATCCGCGGAGGACGAACCGGACGACTCGGAACCGGCGATTCCGCAAGCCCGCACGGCCGCGGATGCGGAGCCGCCCGTGCGCAAGGTCAGCGAGATCGACCCCACCGAGTTCGACGGCGACCTCTCCGGGGACGACCGGAGGTGAGGGCTGCGCCACTCGCCAGGGCCCTGGCGGCGTCGGCACCGCAATCAGCGCTTACGCTGCTGCGAGAGATCGTGCCGAGGCATGTCAGGAGCGAACGCTGAACCCGAGTACGCCCGACCAGCCGAGCGCCGCCGCGCACTCGCAACACACCCGGTTCGCCACTGCTGGCCCAGCGCGGGTCGTCGTACTGGTGTCCGGCTCCGGCACCCTGCTGCAGGCCCTGCTCGATGCGACGAGCTCACCCGACTTCCCGGTGCAGGTGGTCGCGGTGGGTGCCGATCGCGACGGCATCGAGGGGCTGGCCCGCGCCAAGCGCGCCGGGGTGCCGACCTTCGTGCACCGGATCAAGGACCACGCCAGTCGTGCGGACTGGGACCGGGCGCTGACCGAGGGCTGCGCCGAGCACGAGCCGGACCTTGTGGTCTCTGCCGGGTTCATGAAGCTCGTCGGCGACGACTTCCTGGCCCGCTTCGCCGGCCGGTACCTCAACAGCCACCCGGCGCTGCTGCCGTCGTTCCCCGGCATGCACGGGGTGCGGGATGCGCTGGAGTATGGGGTTCGGGTCACCGGCTGCACGTTGTTCGTGGTGGACGCCGGCGTGGACACCGGGCCGATCCTGGCGCAGGAAGCGGTCGAGGTGCGGTCCGACGACGACGAGGCGAGCCTCCACGAGCGGATCAAGGCCGTCGAACGGCGGCTGCTGGTCGACACCCTGGAAGAGCTGGCGTTGCACGGTTGGACCGTGCAGGGACGGAAGGTGAGTATCCCGTGACCGCGAACTCGCAGGAGCGGCGAGCCGTTCGCCGCGCGCTGATCGGCGTGTCGGACAAGTCTGGCCTGCTGGAGCTGGCCACCGGGCTCCACGCCGCAGGTGTGGAGATCGTGTCCACCGGCGGCACGGCCCGCACGATCGCAGCTGCGGGCGTGCCGGTCACCCCGGTCGAGGAGCTCACCGGGTTCCCGGAGGCGCTCGACGGCCGGGTCAAGACCCTGCACCCGCGGGTGCACGCCGGGCTGCTCGCCGACCTGCGCCGCCCGGAGCACGCCGACCAGCTGCGCGACCTGAACATCGCGCCGTTCGATCTGCTGATCGTGAACCTGTACCCGTTCGTGCAGACGGTGGCCTCGGGCGCCGCGCCGGATGAGGTGATCGAGCAGATCGACATCGGCGGGCCGGCGATGGTCCGAGCCTCGGCCAAGAACCACGCGAACGTCGCCGTCGTGGTCGACCCGAGCCGCTACGAGTGGGTGCTGGAGCAGGTCCGCGAGGGCGGCTTCACGCTGGCCGACCGGGTCGAGCTGGCCGCGGCCGCGTTCCGGCACACCGCGTCCTACGACGTCGCGGTCGCGTCCTGGATGAGCAAGGTGCCGACCGGGGACGACTCGGTGTTTCCCGGCTGGATCGGGGAGACCTGGGAGCGCCGCTCCGCGCTGCGCTACGGCGAGAACCCGCACCAGCCCGCCGCGCTGTACGTCTCCGGCGGTGAAGCGACCGGGCTGGCGGCCGCGGCGCAGCTGCACGGCAAGGAGATGTCGTACAACAACTACGTCGACGCCGACGCCGCGTGGCGCGCTGCGCACGACCACAGCGAGCCGTGCGCGGCGATCATCAAGCACGCCAACCCGTGCGGGATCGCGGTGGCCGACGACATCGCCGCAGCGCACCGCAAGGCGCACGAGTGCGACTCGGTGAGCGCGTACGGCGGCGTGATCGCGACGAACCGCGAGGTGTCGCTGGAGATGGCCCAGCAGGTCGCCGAGATCTTCACCGAGGTGATCGTGGCGCCGGGCTACGCCGACGGCGCGGTGGACGTGCTGAGCAAGAAGAAGAACATCCGGATCCTGACCGCGCAGCCGCCCAAGAGCGGCCGGATCGAGATGCGGGCGATCTCCGGCGGCATGCTGGTGCAGGGCTCGGACGCCATCGACGCCGAGGGCGACGACCCGGCGAACTGGACGCTGGCGACCGGCTCGCCGGTGGACGAGGCCACTCTGGCGGACCTGAAGTTCGCCTGGCGCGCCTGCCGCGCGGTGAAATCCAACGCGATCCTGCTGGCCAACGACGGGGCGACCGTCGGCGTGGGCATGGGCCAGGTGAACCGGGTCGACTCGGCGCGCCTCGCGGTGTCGCGGGCGGGTGACCGGGCGAAGGGCTCGGTGGCCGCGTCCGACGCTTTCTTCCCGTTCGCGGACGGCCCGCAGGTGCTCCTGGACGCTGGGGTTCGCGCGATCGTGCAGCCCGGCGGCTCGGTCCGCGACGACGAAACCATCGCGGCGGCGGAGGCGGCCGGAGTGCCCGTCTACTTCACGGGGACGCGCCACTTCGCGCACTGATCATCACGAGTGGGGCGCCGGGCCGTTGCTGCTGGTCCGGCGCCCCGCTTTTTGGTACTCGGGGTACTCGGTGAACGCGTTCTCGAGTCCGTCGCGGCAGGACTTCTCGGTCAGTCGAAGCTCATCGAGGTATGCGGCCCACTCAGCAGCGTTCCGCTGCAATCGTGCGTAGGCGGCCAGGGCGGCTGCCTGCTCTGCAGGGCCGGCTGTGCGCGTTCCTGACATTTGCTTCCTATCGGTAGACGTCGGCTCGATGGGCGATCCGGACGACTTCGACCACCACGGTGTCGTCTTGAATCGCGTACACCACGCGGTACGCGCTCCGTCGAGCCGAGTGCAGGCCCTTGAACTCTCCGAACAGTGGTTTGCCGAGCCGGTGCGGGTTCTCGGCCAGCGGCCCGAAGATGAACTCGGCGCAAGCCGATGCGACCTTCTCCGGGAGGCATGCGAGGTCGCGCCCTGCACGTGCGGTGATCTTGATCGTGTAGGTCACTGCAGGTAGCGCCTCTTGATTTCTTCGGTGTCAACGAAGCGCTCCGCTGCCGCGTCTGCCACGCCCTCCCGAATGGCCTCCGCTTCACCGGGAGTGGTCAGTAGGTCCAGGGTCTCTTCTAGGGACGACAGGTCGTCGGGGGAGATGAGGACCGCGGCGGGTCGACCATGCCGAGTGATTTCAACTCGATCATGGGTGCTCTCGACCTGCGCGACCACCTCTGACAGCCGGTCGCGGGCTTCTCCTAATGGGATCGTCGTCATAAGTCGAGTGTAGCCAAAAGTTTGGCGTAAACCTCTCTCGAACAGATGTTCACTCAATCTGGCGATGGGTCTTGACGCGGGCCGCTGCGCAGGGTTTACTTGACCTTGTTCGAACTGAGGTTCGAGATAACGGAAGTGGCCGGTGTCGGGGTCGGCTACTCCGATGGAGTCGGCGCTGTGTTCCAGGTGCAGGCGCAGCGCAGACTCCACCGCTGTCTTCCCCACAGCGGCTGATGGGTGCCCGCGCCGGGGTCGGGCACCCATACGGTCACATGTGGGGAGGCAGCGATGTCCGCGATGGCGTCCTTGACGACGATGGACGCGTCCACGGCTGACGGGGTGTCCGTGGGTGTGCCGGCCGTCGAGGCGGGTGGTGTCCCGGGAGCGGGCCGGGTGCTGCCCACGCGGACGGAGCTCGCCGCCGTGCTGCCATGGCCAGGTTTGCGCCGTGGCAGCACGGTGGCGGTGCACGGATCGGTTTCACTGCTGTTCGCGCTGCTGTCAGAGGCGACGGCGAACGGGTCGTGGGCAGCGGTGGTGGGGTTGTCCGGCATAAGTCTGGTCGCGGCGGCCGAAGCCGGGGTGGAGCTCGCCAGGCTCGCGGTGGTGCCGCGGCCGGGCGGCGATCCGGTGGGTGTGATCGCCGCGCTGCTCGACGGGGTCGACCTGGTGGCGGTGGGCGGCACCCGGCAGGTGGCCGATTCGGATGCCCGCCGGTTGTCGGCGCGGGCGCGCAATCGAGGTTCGGTGCTGCTGCCGTTCGGTCCGTGGTCCGGGGCCGAGGTGCAGCTGCGGTGCGCCGATGCCAGTTGGCAAGGGCTTGGGCAGGGCCATGGCTACCTGTGGGAACGTGCCGTCACGGTGCGCGTGGGCGGGCGCGGTGCGGCGTCCCGGCCGCGTTCGTGCCGACTGCTGCTCCCGGCGCGGGACGGGACGATCGGGGTGCCCGCGGACGAGCCGGGCGAGATCGTCCGGCCGCAGCTGAGGCCGGTGGCGGGGTGATGGTGATGCCGCCTCGTCGCCTCGTCATCTGGTGTCCGGACTGGCCGGTGGTCGCCGCCGCTCGCGCCGCCGAGCTCGGACCGCTGGTGCCTGCTGCGGTGTTCGCGGCCAACCGGGTGGTGGCCTGCTCGGAGACGGCTCGCGGCAGCGGGGTGCGTCGCGGGATGCGCCGCCGCGAGGCGCAGGGCCGGTGTCCGGAACTGGTGTTGTGCGAACACGACCCGGCCCGGGATGTGCGGTTGTTCGAGCCGGTCGTGGCGGCGGTCGAAGAGCTGATGCCGGGCGTGGAGGTCGTGCGGCCGGGACTGGTGGCGGTCCCGGCGCGGGGGCCTGCCCGCTACTTCGGATCCGAGGGGGCCGTCGCCGAGCGAGTGGTGGACCAGTTGGACGCGCAGGTCGGTGTCGAGTGCCGGATCGGCGTCGCGGACGGGCTGTTCGCGGCCGTCCTGGCGGCTCGGCGCAGCGAGCACGTGGCGCCCGGGCGCAGCCGGGAATTCCTCGCCCCGCTGCTGATCGAGGAGATCGACCAGCTGACCGATCAGCTCAACGGACAGCGCGCTACCGATCAGCCGGAACTGGTGGATCTGTTGCGGCGGTTGGGGATTCGCACGTTGGGCGAGTTCGCGGCACTGTCCTCGTCGGACGTGTCCACCCGGTTCGGGCGGGCCGCGCTGCTGGTGCACCGCGCGGCCGGGGGCGGGGAAGAGCGGCCGGTCGAGCGGCGCCG
This genomic interval carries:
- a CDS encoding type II toxin-antitoxin system Phd/YefM family antitoxin; protein product: MESALRLHLEHSADSIGVADPDTGHFRYLEPQFEQGQVNPAQRPASRPIARLSEHLFERGLRQTFGYTRLMTTIPLGEARDRLSEVVAQVESTHDRVEITRHGRPAAVLISPDDLSSLEETLDLLTTPGEAEAIREGVADAAAERFVDTEEIKRRYLQ
- the purN gene encoding phosphoribosylglycinamide formyltransferase, yielding MSGSGTLLQALLDATSSPDFPVQVVAVGADRDGIEGLARAKRAGVPTFVHRIKDHASRADWDRALTEGCAEHEPDLVVSAGFMKLVGDDFLARFAGRYLNSHPALLPSFPGMHGVRDALEYGVRVTGCTLFVVDAGVDTGPILAQEAVEVRSDDDEASLHERIKAVERRLLVDTLEELALHGWTVQGRKVSIP
- a CDS encoding type II toxin-antitoxin system RelE family toxin → MTYTIKITARAGRDLACLPEKVASACAEFIFGPLAENPHRLGKPLFGEFKGLHSARRSAYRVVYAIQDDTVVVEVVRIAHRADVYR
- the purH gene encoding bifunctional phosphoribosylaminoimidazolecarboxamide formyltransferase/IMP cyclohydrolase, with product MTANSQERRAVRRALIGVSDKSGLLELATGLHAAGVEIVSTGGTARTIAAAGVPVTPVEELTGFPEALDGRVKTLHPRVHAGLLADLRRPEHADQLRDLNIAPFDLLIVNLYPFVQTVASGAAPDEVIEQIDIGGPAMVRASAKNHANVAVVVDPSRYEWVLEQVREGGFTLADRVELAAAAFRHTASYDVAVASWMSKVPTGDDSVFPGWIGETWERRSALRYGENPHQPAALYVSGGEATGLAAAAQLHGKEMSYNNYVDADAAWRAAHDHSEPCAAIIKHANPCGIAVADDIAAAHRKAHECDSVSAYGGVIATNREVSLEMAQQVAEIFTEVIVAPGYADGAVDVLSKKKNIRILTAQPPKSGRIEMRAISGGMLVQGSDAIDAEGDDPANWTLATGSPVDEATLADLKFAWRACRAVKSNAILLANDGATVGVGMGQVNRVDSARLAVSRAGDRAKGSVAASDAFFPFADGPQVLLDAGVRAIVQPGGSVRDDETIAAAEAAGVPVYFTGTRHFAH